Proteins from one Candidatus Thorarchaeota archaeon genomic window:
- a CDS encoding Gfo/Idh/MocA family oxidoreductase: MKKLNIGLLGYGFVQREFHMPSYKEIPEANIVAVGGRTKEAVKEFANSFGIKSTYSGENFIEKLCKDPKVDVVDIGIPNFLHKKAVMSATENGKHVICEKPLARNVEEAKVMLRAVEKTGVI, from the coding sequence ATGAAAAAACTAAACATTGGTTTATTGGGCTACGGTTTTGTCCAGAGAGAATTTCACATGCCTTCTTACAAGGAAATTCCAGAGGCAAACATTGTAGCCGTCGGAGGACGCACAAAAGAAGCTGTTAAAGAGTTTGCCAATAGTTTTGGAATAAAAAGCACATACTCAGGCGAAAACTTCATAGAAAAACTTTGCAAAGACCCTAAAGTGGACGTTGTGGATATAGGGATACCCAATTTCCTCCACAAAAAGGCAGTTATGTCAGCTACTGAAAACGGAAAGCATGTGATATGCGAAAAGCCCCTAGCCCGCAACGTAGAGGAAGCAAAAGTCATGCTTCGGGCGGTTGAAAAAACTGGGGTGATT